A part of Bacillus thuringiensis genomic DNA contains:
- a CDS encoding universal stress protein produces the protein MYKQIILACDGSEHALRAAEHATYIAKFNEETNVEVVYVVDNRTAKSDIIQGQTDLETISASRKDKLKEIEGLLKKENISYTITILHGDPGDTIVQYVNTGDIDLVIAGSRGLNTLQEMVLGSVSHKIAKRVKCPVMIIK, from the coding sequence ATGTACAAACAAATTATATTAGCATGTGACGGTTCTGAACATGCACTTCGAGCAGCGGAACATGCAACATATATTGCGAAATTTAATGAAGAAACAAATGTTGAAGTTGTGTACGTAGTAGATAATAGAACGGCAAAATCAGATATTATACAAGGGCAAACAGATTTAGAAACAATATCGGCTAGTCGAAAAGATAAATTAAAAGAGATTGAAGGTTTATTAAAGAAAGAGAACATTTCTTATACAATTACGATATTACATGGTGATCCTGGAGATACGATCGTTCAATATGTAAATACAGGAGATATAGATCTTGTTATCGCTGGAAGTAGAGGATTAAATACACTGCAAGAGATGGTGCTTGGTAGTGTCAGTCATAAAATAGCAAAACGTGTGAAATGTCCGGTAATGATTATAAAATAA
- the opp4A gene encoding oligopeptide ABC transporter substrate-binding protein gives MTNKPKFFKVLSTLAVSTLLLSACGGSGGSEKTSSTKKVDTNKFSASVKNDKKEIKDGSLTYGLVSNTPFEGLLNFAVYEGDPDNQVITIFDESLLSNDENWEYTNDGAATYEISKDKKTITLKIKDNVKWHDGNPVTAEDLEYSYLVIGSKKYAGSRYDTQMQMIEGMEDYHNGKAEKISGIKVTDPKTISITFKEPNPSVKTGLWTYPLHKKYLADVPIDKLAESDKIRKNPIGFGPFKVKKITPGESVEFERFDDYYGGKPKLKSMVLKVVNPSVVNASLKNGDIDIAEVSADQYPNVSKLKNAQLVGKTDLYYSYIGFKLGHMDKEKEEVVMDKEKFKDVRVRQAMAYAIDRKEIGEKLYHGLRYPANSPIPPSLPKYHNNKIGAYDKDVEKAKKLLDEAGYKDTNGDGFREDPNGKEFKANFLSMSGSDVSEPLAKFFIQSWKDIGLKVELLDGRLHEFNSFYDMIKKDDPKVDLFAAAWGTASDPDPSGIWAKGASFNYTRWATDKNTELLKQGISPEAADEKYRKDVYDKWQKLVHDEVPLIPLHYKFDLKGVNNRVKDYKYTPEDQYKWGKVSVTSDKAETEK, from the coding sequence ATGACAAATAAGCCAAAGTTTTTCAAAGTATTAAGTACACTTGCAGTTTCAACATTACTACTTTCAGCATGTGGGGGCAGTGGTGGTAGTGAAAAAACGAGCAGCACAAAAAAAGTAGATACAAATAAATTTAGTGCATCTGTTAAAAATGATAAAAAGGAAATTAAAGATGGTTCATTAACATATGGTCTTGTTTCTAACACACCATTTGAAGGACTTTTAAATTTCGCTGTATATGAAGGAGATCCTGATAACCAAGTCATTACAATTTTTGATGAATCTTTATTATCAAATGACGAAAACTGGGAATACACGAATGATGGCGCTGCTACATATGAAATTTCTAAAGATAAAAAGACAATTACACTAAAAATCAAAGATAATGTAAAATGGCATGATGGAAACCCTGTTACTGCTGAGGATTTAGAATACTCTTATCTAGTGATTGGTAGTAAAAAATATGCCGGTTCTCGCTATGACACTCAAATGCAAATGATTGAAGGTATGGAAGATTACCACAATGGAAAAGCCGAAAAAATTTCGGGTATTAAGGTAACGGATCCGAAAACAATTTCGATTACATTTAAAGAGCCGAATCCTTCAGTGAAAACGGGACTTTGGACATACCCTCTTCATAAAAAATATTTAGCAGATGTACCAATTGATAAATTAGCAGAATCTGATAAAATTCGTAAAAATCCAATTGGTTTCGGACCTTTTAAAGTGAAGAAAATTACACCAGGAGAATCTGTTGAATTTGAACGTTTTGATGACTACTATGGCGGAAAACCGAAACTAAAAAGTATGGTTTTAAAAGTTGTTAACCCTTCCGTTGTTAACGCGTCCTTAAAAAATGGTGATATTGACATTGCTGAAGTAAGTGCAGATCAGTATCCAAATGTAAGTAAATTAAAAAATGCACAATTAGTCGGTAAAACCGATTTATACTATAGTTATATCGGCTTTAAATTAGGACATATGGATAAAGAAAAAGAAGAAGTAGTGATGGATAAGGAGAAATTTAAAGATGTTCGTGTACGTCAAGCAATGGCGTATGCTATTGATCGAAAAGAAATTGGTGAAAAGTTATATCATGGCCTACGCTATCCAGCTAACTCACCAATCCCACCATCTCTACCAAAATATCATAACAATAAAATTGGTGCCTATGATAAAGATGTAGAGAAAGCTAAAAAATTATTAGATGAAGCTGGCTATAAAGATACGAACGGAGATGGATTCCGTGAAGATCCGAATGGTAAAGAATTTAAAGCTAATTTCTTATCAATGAGTGGTAGCGATGTAAGTGAACCACTTGCAAAATTCTTTATTCAATCTTGGAAAGACATCGGTCTAAAAGTAGAGCTGCTTGATGGTCGCTTACATGAATTCAACTCATTCTACGATATGATTAAAAAAGATGATCCAAAAGTAGATCTTTTCGCGGCCGCTTGGGGAACTGCATCTGATCCAGATCCTTCTGGTATTTGGGCTAAAGGCGCATCGTTCAATTACACACGTTGGGCTACTGACAAAAACACAGAATTATTAAAACAAGGTATTTCTCCAGAAGCTGCTGATGAAAAGTACCGTAAAGATGTCTACGACAAATGGCAAAAATTAGTTCATGATGAAGTACCATTAATTCCACTTCATTATAAATTTGACTTAAAAGGTGTAAATAATCGCGTAAAAGATTATAAATATACACCAGAAGATCAATATAAATGGGGTAAAGTTAGCGTAACAAGCGATAAAGCAGAAACAGAGAAATAA
- a CDS encoding DUF4027 family protein — MKKMKTLQNLSYSQGVGLICLGGFVASVTLAVVIKMIHQIF, encoded by the coding sequence ATGAAAAAGATGAAAACACTTCAAAATTTATCATATAGCCAAGGTGTCGGTCTTATTTGTTTAGGGGGATTTGTTGCATCTGTTACGTTAGCCGTTGTAATAAAGATGATTCATCAAATTTTTTAA